Proteins found in one Synechococcus sp. LA31 genomic segment:
- a CDS encoding DUF3153 domain-containing protein — protein sequence MLQPENDSPEALSEPARQALDRGDYGRCQQLLAPLLEQHPASTPLGGQLRLMLATAQMGQGNSAAAAATCRSLRVCRDAGLRAQAKDLQEVLDAPALERPREWSMTLPSLAEVQPLEGQAQVLARRRRRAIAPPPPAPPTGPTTAPWGFALVALALLLITALLGGCVDLETSLRFTAPGRLQITQSSQSSTGSPLPWQRQLAADLQGSVWKQRQNHGELQLRAPALPARQALDLLAASVKQGAALAAVDLPDPDFALIEHNWLLGVRQRFHCSLDLRGLQPLPGLQLSLSLEPLPQRAVRRAEPLPVQVKRSSQDNSSALVWRLQPGAMNQLDFTCWRWSRLGVGALLIGLLLALVALLQRLKLAAGFGPPQLPA from the coding sequence GTGCTGCAGCCTGAGAACGATTCCCCGGAGGCGCTGAGCGAACCCGCGCGCCAGGCCCTGGACCGGGGGGATTACGGCCGCTGCCAGCAGCTGTTGGCTCCGCTGCTCGAGCAGCACCCTGCCAGCACGCCCCTTGGCGGGCAGCTGCGGCTGATGTTGGCCACTGCCCAGATGGGCCAGGGCAACAGCGCCGCTGCAGCGGCCACCTGCCGCAGTCTGCGGGTCTGTCGCGATGCCGGTTTGCGCGCCCAGGCCAAAGATCTCCAGGAGGTGCTGGATGCCCCAGCCCTCGAGCGTCCGCGGGAGTGGTCGATGACCTTGCCAAGCCTCGCCGAGGTGCAGCCGCTCGAGGGTCAAGCGCAGGTTCTTGCCAGGCGGAGGCGGCGGGCAATCGCACCGCCTCCGCCGGCGCCACCCACCGGTCCCACCACGGCCCCGTGGGGCTTTGCCCTGGTGGCCTTGGCTTTGCTGTTGATCACCGCGCTTCTCGGAGGATGCGTCGACCTGGAGACCTCCCTGCGCTTCACGGCCCCGGGCCGACTTCAGATCACCCAGAGCAGCCAATCCAGCACCGGCAGCCCCCTGCCATGGCAGCGCCAGCTGGCCGCCGACCTGCAGGGTTCCGTCTGGAAGCAGCGTCAGAATCATGGCGAGCTCCAGCTGAGGGCCCCTGCTCTGCCAGCCCGGCAAGCCCTCGACTTGCTTGCGGCCAGCGTTAAGCAGGGTGCGGCCTTGGCCGCTGTGGACCTCCCCGATCCTGACTTTGCCCTGATCGAGCACAACTGGCTGCTCGGCGTGCGGCAGCGGTTCCACTGCAGCCTCGATCTGCGTGGCCTTCAGCCGCTCCCCGGGCTGCAGCTCAGCCTGTCGCTCGAGCCGCTGCCGCAGCGGGCCGTGCGCCGGGCTGAGCCGCTGCCGGTTCAGGTGAAGCGCTCAAGCCAGGACAACTCCAGCGCGCTGGTCTGGCGTCTACAGCCTGGAGCGATGAATCAATTGGATTTCACGTGCTGGCGCTGGAGCCGCTTAGGGGTGGGGGCGCTGCTGATTGGGTTGCTGCTGGCCCTGGTGGCCCTGCTGCAGCGCCTCAAGCTGGCGGCTGGGTTTGGGCCACC